One stretch of Desulfovibrio sp. UCD-KL4C DNA includes these proteins:
- a CDS encoding phage major capsid protein, protein MPKKKPTIENIREFSRAYFPVEAVRAVDEDKRTIEVAFSSDAEAEQWWRTILILEHSNSAVRLERLNNGGAVLFNHNRDAHIGVVESARIDADGKGRAVLRFGSGKLAEEKFNDVRDGILKHISVGFDIHEVKLVETRDDDLDVYRATDWEPYEISLVTIPLDSSVGVGRDHTKQEERQMPVPKIDEGKGSGTPSVDESAVREKAMADERNRADSLLKLGREYNAPDDAEKFVREGKTPDQFRQFLLESLDARGKATAATPDEMNNPIGLTEREIQNYSFIKVLRALDPSNRNGAREAGFELEVSEAAAKKMGREAKGIMVPPEVLMAKRAYTTGTAGAPHGGHTVDTTLMSSSFIEMLRNFCLMMQLGTKLAGLVGDIDIPKQIAGAQGYVVGENEDTQQSEGDIGQIHMNPTTVGAYSEVSRRLLMQSSMDVEAFIRADLAKALGLTTDRLGIYGTGVNEPLGIMNTTGVNLITFATALKPTYAEIVQMESEISADNADVMSMLYVFAARMRGHFKTTLKFPGTAGTIWETGNTINGYNTGVTNQMANEDALFGNFADMIIGMWGGLDLMVDPYSKSKSGCLTVVAMQDVDFAIRHGESFCVGKKAA, encoded by the coding sequence ACGAGGATAAGCGAACTATTGAAGTTGCTTTTTCCAGTGATGCAGAAGCCGAACAATGGTGGCGTACTATTTTGATTTTAGAACATTCAAACTCCGCAGTAAGACTTGAACGTCTTAATAATGGAGGGGCTGTTCTTTTCAATCATAACCGTGATGCTCATATTGGTGTTGTTGAATCCGCAAGGATTGACGCTGACGGCAAGGGTCGTGCTGTTTTGCGTTTTGGTTCTGGCAAGTTGGCGGAAGAAAAATTTAATGATGTTCGAGACGGTATCCTTAAACATATTTCTGTCGGGTTCGACATTCATGAAGTGAAGCTTGTTGAAACTCGCGATGATGATCTTGACGTTTACAGGGCGACTGATTGGGAACCCTACGAAATATCACTTGTTACTATTCCGCTTGATTCGTCTGTCGGGGTAGGACGCGACCACACAAAACAGGAGGAAAGGCAAATGCCAGTTCCAAAAATTGATGAAGGAAAAGGAAGCGGTACACCGTCGGTCGATGAAAGTGCCGTTCGTGAAAAAGCAATGGCAGATGAGCGCAACAGAGCAGATAGCTTGTTGAAGTTGGGCCGTGAATACAATGCGCCTGATGATGCTGAAAAGTTTGTACGTGAAGGTAAAACCCCTGATCAGTTCAGGCAGTTCTTGCTTGAAAGTTTGGATGCAAGGGGCAAGGCAACCGCCGCCACTCCCGATGAAATGAATAATCCTATAGGGCTTACTGAGCGCGAGATTCAGAATTATTCTTTCATTAAAGTTCTTCGCGCTCTTGATCCTAGTAACCGAAACGGTGCGCGTGAAGCTGGATTTGAGCTTGAAGTATCTGAAGCCGCCGCAAAAAAGATGGGGCGTGAAGCTAAAGGAATTATGGTTCCGCCTGAAGTTCTTATGGCGAAACGAGCCTATACCACCGGAACGGCTGGTGCACCTCACGGAGGCCATACTGTTGACACAACATTGATGTCTTCCAGCTTCATTGAAATGTTGAGAAATTTTTGCTTGATGATGCAGCTTGGAACCAAGCTTGCCGGGTTGGTCGGCGATATTGATATTCCAAAGCAAATTGCCGGGGCACAGGGCTACGTTGTTGGTGAAAATGAGGATACCCAGCAGAGCGAAGGTGATATTGGGCAAATTCATATGAACCCGACTACAGTTGGAGCTTATAGCGAAGTTTCACGCCGTTTACTGATGCAGTCCAGTATGGATGTAGAAGCTTTTATAAGGGCTGACCTTGCAAAGGCTTTAGGTCTGACAACTGACCGTCTCGGTATTTATGGTACTGGAGTTAATGAACCTCTGGGGATTATGAATACTACAGGGGTAAACCTTATTACTTTTGCTACAGCTCTTAAACCTACTTATGCGGAAATTGTACAGATGGAGAGCGAAATATCCGCTGACAACGCCGATGTTATGTCTATGCTGTATGTTTTTGCGGCCCGTATGCGCGGCCATTTTAAAACGACTCTCAAATTTCCCGGCACTGCGGGCACTATTTGGGAAACAGGGAATACTATTAACGGTTATAACACTGGTGTTACCAACCAAATGGCAAATGAAGATGCACTTTTTGGTAATTTTGCTGATATGATCATTGGTATGTGGGGTGGTCTCGACCTAATGGTTGACCCGTATAGCAAAAGTAAAAGTGGTTGTTTGACTGTCGTTGCGATGCAGGATGTTGATTTTGCAATCCGTCATGGTGAAAGTTTTTGCGTCGGGAAAAAAGCCGCATAG